DNA from Mycobacterium sp. SMC-8:
CGTGCGACAGCAGGGCCGAGTACGGGATCCAGTCGGCGATGCGCGCGTTGCCCGGGATACGGCCGTGCATGTGCTGGCCCCGCCGGCCGCCGGTGGTCGCGACGATCAGGAGATCGTCCTGGTCACCGAGCGCTTCCAGAGTCGGGCCGATCAGCTGGTCCAGATCGGCATTGTCGAACGTGCCCTGCGTGACGTGCACGACGGTGCCTGCGGTCTCCACGTCGCCCCACCAGGGCGGACGGTCGAACTCCTCTGGGCCGGCCGGCAGGACCGGACCGACGAACTCGACCGTCGACGGCAGGTCGGACCGCGGATACTCGAACTCCTGCACCGACAGTTGCAGCAGACCGTCGGCCAGCCGCGGCCAATCACTGACGAACAACGGGCATTCCGGCGAATCAGCCTGCCGCAGCGCACGATTGAACTTCCGCTGACTCGGCCGCATGATCACCCGGTGCGCGACGGCGGTCATCTGCCGATAGTCGAGACCCGGCTCGGGTTGCCAGGCCATCCCGAACGGCGGGGTGTCCCGGCTCGAAATGGTCAGCGGACCCACACCGCAGACCACCACCGGCGGACGGGGGGCGTCCCGCAGGAACATCGGGACCACGCCGGTGAACGTGACGTCGGCGATGACCGCGTCCACCGCCTCGTCACGCAGCACGGCCCGCAACGATTCCGCCTCCGCGGCAAGGGGTTCGACGAATACGGACGCCAATTCGGCGCGTCCCAGCCAGAATCGGCGTGCGGCCGCGGGCATTGTGCGGAGCAGCGCCGGGCCCGCGGCCGGCGCATCGATCCGCACGCTCTCCGGGAGCGGGACCATCCGGAGTCCGGCACTGCGCACAGGCGCGGCGAACTCGACACCGGTCAGCACGGAGATGTCGTGCCCGAGGGCTTGAAGGCCGACGCCGACGTTGACCATCGGCATGACGTGCCCGCGAAGCGGGCTGACCGCGAGCAGATAGTGCGCCACACCGGGTCCTTCGCCGTCACGGAGCACCCGCTCCTGGGTTGTCGGTGCGAGCGACATCACGGTTCGCTCACGTGTCCGCACGCTACCTGCCGCCCGTCGACCGCAGCGGTGCCGACCCACTGGGGATGTGTTACGAAACCCGGATTCGAGGTATGGCCCCGAGCGCGCCCGCAACCGCCGGGCCCGAGGTTGATCATCAGCGGTATCGCAACCGCCGTCGGCGGCTACAATTCGCGCTGATGACGTGTCTGGAGATCGTATGACCCCCGAACACTACGACGTCCCCGATGCCTTCGACGCCGGGGCGCAGGCCTACGACGGGCTGGTCGGCGCCAACCCCGGCTACCACGAACACCTCCGCCTGTCGGCACAGCGAATGCAGTTGCCCGACCAGGGCCGCGGTTTGCGCCTGCTCGACATCGGTTGCGGCACCGGGCTGTCCACCGCGGCGCTGCTCAGTGTCGCACCGTACGCCGAGATCGTCGCGGTCGACGGATCGGGCGGGATGCTGGCGCAGGCGCGGGCCAAGTCGTGGCCGCCCTCGGTGACGTTCGTGCGCAGCCGCGCCGAGACCCTCCAGGACGCCGGGGTGAACGGCCCGTTCGACGGCATCCTCGCCGCCTATCTGATCCGCAACGTCGACGACAAGGACGACGTGCTGGGATCGCTGCTGAAACTCCTGAAACCCGGGGCGGTGCTGGCCGTACACGAGTACTCGGTGCGCGACTCCCGGCTGGCCTCCGCCGTCTGGAACCTGGTCGCCACCGCGATCATCATCCCGGCGGGCCGGGTGCGCTCCGGCGACGCCGGCCTCTACCGGTACCTGCGGCGCAGTGTCAACGAGTTCGACGGTGCCGAACAGTTCCGTGACCGGCTGCGGCGCAACGGTTTCATCGACGTGCAGAGCATGACCGTGTCCGGCTGGCAGCGCGGCATCGTGCACACCTTCCTCGGCCGCGCGCCGCACGCAGCGACGGACTAACGCGCGGACAACCGATCACGGGGAGTTCCCGGTCGGTCTTGGACTGGAAGGTCGCGAGCGCTTCGTGGATCTCGCGATCCCCTGCCATGCCTGTTCGCGCTCGCTTCCGTGAAGTTGCTCGGCGACGACCTTGTACCTGCGCCCCTCCAGCTTGATCCGCACCCGGTCGGGGTGCGCGGCGAGGTTGTATTACCAGGCCGGATTCTTCGCAGCCCCGGCTGCCGACGGGATCAGTCGGCTCCCGCCCTCCCCGGGTGCCGTTCCGGCTGGCACAATCATGTCGCCCCCTTCAGGCACACGTCACGGCGATTAACGGCCCGCTCTTTCGGGCATTCGTCACCATGGCGTTCAAACTCACTTACTCCGATGGCCAAGAATCCCAGCACGATGACGACACTGTGTGGGAGATCGACGACGGCGTACTGAAACTCGGCCGCAAGAAGGGCCAGTGGTCGGTCCTGCTGTCTCCCAGTCATTGGGCGGTCCTCGAATTGGTTGGCCGGTCCGGCGATGACGAGGACGACGATAAATCCGAGAAGTCCGAGTCCGACGAGGATGACGACGACAAATCGGACAAATCTGAGGACAAGTCCGACGACGAGGACGACTAGCCGGCGACGCCGGCGGCCGCCAGGATCACCGCCGCCGCCTCTAGTGGCTGGGTGATCAGCGACACGTGGGACATGTCGAGTTCGGTTGTGTGCGCGCTCATCCGGTGAGCCAGGAAGCGCTCCAGGTCAGGGTTGATGGTGCGGTCCTGGGTGGACACCTGATACCAGGACGGTTTGTCCCGCCATGTGGCCGTCGTGGTCCGCTCGGCGGGTAACGAGACCCGGCTGCGTCCGGGACACGTGAAGTGTGAGCTCTTCGTTGGTGACGCGCGCGTCGTAGGCTGAGCCCCATCGATTCTTCCCGCGCCGCCGCCACCGTGACCGTCGACGAGTTCCGCGTCGCCGATCCACCCGACGCATGGGCGCAGGCCGGTTTCCGCGTCGATGCCGACGGGATCTGCCGAGTGGGCGCG
Protein-coding regions in this window:
- a CDS encoding nucleotide disphospho-sugar-binding domain-containing protein, encoding MSLAPTTQERVLRDGEGPGVAHYLLAVSPLRGHVMPMVNVGVGLQALGHDISVLTGVEFAAPVRSAGLRMVPLPESVRIDAPAAGPALLRTMPAAARRFWLGRAELASVFVEPLAAEAESLRAVLRDEAVDAVIADVTFTGVVPMFLRDAPRPPVVVCGVGPLTISSRDTPPFGMAWQPEPGLDYRQMTAVAHRVIMRPSQRKFNRALRQADSPECPLFVSDWPRLADGLLQLSVQEFEYPRSDLPSTVEFVGPVLPAGPEEFDRPPWWGDVETAGTVVHVTQGTFDNADLDQLIGPTLEALGDQDDLLIVATTGGRRGQHMHGRIPGNARIADWIPYSALLSHVDVMITNGGYGGVQYALGHGVPLVVAGETSDKAEVAARVDFSGAGIDLKTALPSPQAVGAAVDIVRRDDRYRTAAQSLRTAIQACTPVDAIANALKRLCNA
- a CDS encoding class I SAM-dependent methyltransferase, with translation MTPEHYDVPDAFDAGAQAYDGLVGANPGYHEHLRLSAQRMQLPDQGRGLRLLDIGCGTGLSTAALLSVAPYAEIVAVDGSGGMLAQARAKSWPPSVTFVRSRAETLQDAGVNGPFDGILAAYLIRNVDDKDDVLGSLLKLLKPGAVLAVHEYSVRDSRLASAVWNLVATAIIIPAGRVRSGDAGLYRYLRRSVNEFDGAEQFRDRLRRNGFIDVQSMTVSGWQRGIVHTFLGRAPHAATD